TTTGAGCATGGTATGGAGGTGGGAAAAACTGCAGGTAGCAAATTGTTGCCACTATCAGACCTAGAATAGCTCCACCAAACACATCAACCCAGTGATGAAAATAGTCGTCTACAAGAGTTATGGCAACACCAGATGCAACCAGTAAGGGAAAAACAACAACACATAATTTCCCAACATGACCCCTTTGGTCAAATGCAGTGATTTTGCCTGCCAAGTATAATGAAAGAAAAGTTAGGCCAGCAAATGACCATGAAGCATGGCCACTTGGAAAACTTTTATATCCATCTCTAATCATACTCTCCTTTCCATGGCAAATAACATCCCCAGCTAGATCATAAAAATCTTGACCATCCGGAAAACAGCGCCAAAAGAAATCCGGCCGGGGTCTTCCGGTTGCATTCTTTGTTGCCTCTGTTAAGACTCCGGTCGCGAATACAGTGAATAAAAGACCAAGTATACTATGGTGCAGATCGTACACATCTTTCCTCCTGTAATAAAACCCGAGAAAAATAATGAGAGGTAGCACAACTGCATATAGTGGAACAACCCAGAATCTGACTGTGACTTCTTTCAATGGAAATCTGAGATCAGTCATCATATCCCTTCCAACATAGCGACGAAATGGATGGACCAGGTAAATGATGAGGTATAACACCATAAGAAGAAACAATATTATCCAATCATATACATGTGATCTAGCAACTCTAGCTCCATGGGATCTTACAGTATGCACATTTTGATGGTGAGGGGCATCCATCACTTTGAAGAGATTTCAGTTACCCTTCTTGTACAATAATCTAAGGTTTGCAAAG
This DNA window, taken from Papaver somniferum cultivar HN1 chromosome 3, ASM357369v1, whole genome shotgun sequence, encodes the following:
- the LOC113359102 gene encoding putative lipid phosphate phosphatase 3, chloroplastic; the encoded protein is MDAPHHQNVHTVRSHGARVARSHVYDWIILFLLMVLYLIIYLVHPFRRYVGRDMMTDLRFPLKEVTVRFWVVPLYAVVLPLIIFLGFYYRRKDVYDLHHSILGLLFTVFATGVLTEATKNATGRPRPDFFWRCFPDGQDFYDLAGDVICHGKESMIRDGYKSFPSGHASWSFAGLTFLSLYLAGKITAFDQRGHVGKLCVVVFPLLVASGVAITLVDDYFHHWVDVFGGAILGLIVATICYLQFFPPPYHAQSWGPYAYFRMLEELRRSTNGTSNHLTNLIRNRDFAFPTEIRDGNALLT